The Triticum aestivum cultivar Chinese Spring chromosome 3A, IWGSC CS RefSeq v2.1, whole genome shotgun sequence genome includes a region encoding these proteins:
- the LOC123061256 gene encoding uncharacterized protein, with amino-acid sequence MAEMAADGGHSGGNHPLRWTSPMSGFMLRRSVELIASGVKTEKGFKEVHLNQVAKNCSEHFGLSITGTQVYNHLRKWRARWVKISKLRDISGSLWDDNNYIILLEEEHYMGHIKDHPKDVEYLNVLLENYVQMLAIFGSGIATGRYAMTSNEALGVPSMVGTSSSFVNLEACGSEFVVDGNEPGLSATAAAHEETAAAPHGKEPCKDASSSTGKRKRASLMSEEEVLVMSNMSEAVREVAIVIKSTGEAHPELYDAVMELPGFTEDDLLIVLDYLSENANRARSHSFVQMSETRRTRWVMHYLSKVNGGVPVPKEGLPKDGMPVTNDEVPRGGV; translated from the exons ATGGCTGAGATGGCGGCTGATGGTGGGCATAGCGGTGGGAATCACCCATTGCGCTGGACATCTCCAATGTCTGGGTTCATGTTACGTCGCTCTGTTGAGCTCATTGCTAGTGGAGTGAAGACGGAAAAGGGCTTTAAGGAGGTGCACCTAAACCAGGTGGCTAAGAATTGTAGTGAGCACTTTGGTCTTTCCATAACCGGGACCCAAGTGTACAACCACCTGCGCAAGTGGCGTGCTAGGTGGGTGAAGATAAGTAAGCTCCGAGACATTAGTGGGTCACTTTGGGATGATAACAACTATATCATATTGCTGGAGGAAGAGCACTACATGGGCCATATCAAG GACCATCCCAAAGATGTTGAGTACCTCAATGTGCTTTTAGAGAATTATGTTCAGATGCTTGCTATCTTTGGAAGTGGTATTGCTACAGGAAGGTATGCAATGACATCTAATGAGGCTCTTGGGGTTCCTTCAATGGTGGGAACCTCCTCATCATTTGTAAACCTTGAAGCTTGTGGTTCTGAATTTGTTGTTGATGGGAATGAACCTGGCTTgagtgctactgctgctgctcatGAGGAAACTGCTGCTGCTCCTCATGGGAAGGAACCATGTAAGGATGCGTCTAGCTCCACTGGCAAAAGGAAGAGGGCTAGCTTGATGAGTGAAGAAGAAGTCTTGGTCATGAGCAACATGTCCGAAGCAGTCCGTGAAGTTGCTATTGTTATCAAGTCCACCGGAGAGGCACATCCTGAACTTTATGATGCTGTCATGGAGCTCCCTGGTTTTACCGAGGATGATCTGTTAATTGTCTTGGACTATCTCAGTGAGAATGCCAACAGGGCTAGGAGCCACTCATTCGTGCAGATGTCGGAGACTCGTCGCACTCGTTGGGTCATGCACTACCTCTCCAAGGTCAACGGTGGAGTGCCCGTGCCCAAGGAAGGACTGCCCAAGGATGGAATGCCTGTCACCAACGATGAAGTGCCCAGGGGTGGAGTGTGA